The Clostridium sp. DL-VIII DNA window ACTGTTAAGATCCTAAAAGGAGAAATTCAAAAAGAACCTATAGAAACAACTTTAGATATAAAGGTAGATGCATTTATTTCAGAAAGTTATATAGAAGATGAGATTCAAAAAATCGAAGTTTACAAAAAGATAGCTGCAATTGAGGGAATAGATGACTATAATGATATAAAAGAAGAACTAGAAGACAGATATTCAAAGATACCTGAACCAGTATATAACTTAATGGATATTGCTTATATAAAAAGTCAGGCTAAATCTATTTTTATAGAGGAAATAAAGGAAAATTCAAAAGAAATAATATTTAGATTTGCACAAGATGAAAATGGATATAAGAATATATTTAAAACTCTAATGGACAAATATAAAAACAGTGTGGTATTAAAGTTTGGAACAAACCCTTATTTTTCATTCAAGTTAAAATATATTAAGAAGGAAAATAAATTAGAATTTTTAAAAGAAGTTTTTAATGACATAATATTGTAACAAAGATATGATATAAAAGAAAAGTAACATAAATTAAATAGTTCAAAAAAATTGAATTATAAAAATAATATTGATATACTAATATTAGACTTTTTACAGTAAAGACTTTAAAAATACTATTGGTTGAGAAAAGTTCATCGTATTTTTAAGGGTTAAATCTAAAATAAGCGAGGGGAAAATTTTGAAAAGATTAAAGAAGTTTATTGCGATTATAGCTATTGCAGCAATTTCAGCTACAGCTATGGGATGCAAGATGATTGAGAAGACACCGGAAGCTATACAAAAAACAGTTTTGGCAACAGTTGGAAGTGAAACAATAACAAAAGGCGATTTAGATAAAGAAATTGGTGCTCAGTTAAAGCAACAATTTGGAGATGATTATGAAACTAATACTAAGGTTGCAGACCAAGTAAAACAAGCGAAGAAGCAAGGACTAGATAATCTGGTAACTGAAAAAATACTTTTACAAGAAGCTGATAAATTAGGACTAAAGCCATCTGATGATGAGCTTAATAGTAAGGTTGATGATACTATAAACCAATATAAAGCGCAATATTCTGAAGAAGGTCAATGGGAAAGCGTTTTAGGGCAAAGTGGATTAACTGAAGATCAACTTAGAGATTTAATAAAGAAGAGTAACATAGAGCAGGCAGTTCAGCAAGATATGGTAAAAGATGTAACTGTAACAGATGATGATGCTCAAGCAGAGTATGATAAAAATAAGGATTCTAAATATAGTACAGGAGCTGGAGCAAATGTAGCACATATTTTAATTGCTGAAAAGGCTAGTGATGGATCTGTAGATTTTGATGCATCATTGAAAAAAGCTAATGATATAAAAGCACAATTAGACTCAGGTGCAGACTTTGCGACATTAGCTAAACAATATTCAACTGATCCAGGGTCTAAGGACAAAGGTGGAGATTTAGGATTCCAAGCATATAATACAACACAATTAGTTCCTGAATTTGTAGATGGATTTAAAAATCTAAAAGAAGGAGAAATTTCAGCACCAGTAAAAAGCCAATATGGATATCATATAATTAAAGCTACTGGATTAAAAGCTGCGCAAGTGA harbors:
- a CDS encoding peptidylprolyl isomerase → MKRLKKFIAIIAIAAISATAMGCKMIEKTPEAIQKTVLATVGSETITKGDLDKEIGAQLKQQFGDDYETNTKVADQVKQAKKQGLDNLVTEKILLQEADKLGLKPSDDELNSKVDDTINQYKAQYSEEGQWESVLGQSGLTEDQLRDLIKKSNIEQAVQQDMVKDVTVTDDDAQAEYDKNKDSKYSTGAGANVAHILIAEKASDGSVDFDASLKKANDIKAQLDSGADFATLAKQYSTDPGSKDKGGDLGFQAYNTTQLVPEFVDGFKNLKEGEISAPVKSQYGYHIIKATGLKAAQVTPFDQVKDQIKSTLLQQKQGDAFNSKIAEWKSDLKVKTYEDRL